In a single window of the Manis javanica isolate MJ-LG chromosome 16, MJ_LKY, whole genome shotgun sequence genome:
- the TRIM15 gene encoding LOW QUALITY PROTEIN: E3 ubiquitin-protein ligase TRIM15 (The sequence of the model RefSeq protein was modified relative to this genomic sequence to represent the inferred CDS: inserted 3 bases in 2 codons; substituted 1 base at 1 genomic stop codon): MLSTSSHEGATCPAFKGPLKDAMTATCGHTFCQLCLLPPSQMGAQPSARVLLCPLCKEKEQKETLMVPVPLGPLGETYCEEHGEKIYFFCENDAELLCVFCREGPTHQAHTVGFLNEAIQPYRDHLRSWMGALSMERNEIEDIKSQEDQKLQMLLTQIESKKQQMEAAYEKLQQELEEQQCLLLVRLRELEQQIWKERDEYISKVLEEVARLGTQVKELEEKCQQPGSELLHNLTGYQLVXRCEMKTFVSPEAISPDLVKKIHDIHRKTLPLPEMLRTFSDNLAHHLEPDSGVFVLDPQTASRSHVLSEDRKSVTYTRQKQDLPDSPLRFEGLPVALXSSGRHCWQVEVQLGSGGGCTVGVAKEEVRRKGEQGLSADEGHWAVIISHQQCWASTAPGTDVRLSDIPRRVGIALDYEAGRVTLRNVETQAPIFTFTASFSGKVFXFFAVWKIDSRLTLLG; this comes from the exons ATGCTCTCAACCTCTTCCCATGAGGGGGCCACCTGTCCTGCCTTCAAGGGACCCCTGAAGGACGCAATGACAGCCACCTGTGGACACACCTTCTGCCAGCTGTGCCTCCTCCCGCCCTCCCAGATGGGGGCCCAGCCCTCTGCCAGAGTCCTGCTCTGTCCACTGTGCAAGGAGAAGGAGCAGAAGGAGACCCTCATGGTCCCTGTGCCCCTGGGTCCTCTGGGGGAGACTTACTGTGAGGAACATGGTGAGAAGATTTACTTCTTCTGCGAGAATGATGCTGAGCTCCTCTGTGTGTTCTGCAGGGAGGGTCCGACCCACCAGGCACACACTGTGGGATTCCTCAACGAGGCCATTCAACCCTACCGG GACCATCTCAGGAGTTGGATGGGGGCTCTGAGCATGGAGAGAAATGAGATTGAAGACATAAAGAGTCAGGAAGACCAGAAGCTCCAAATGCTTCTG ACTCAGATTGAAAGCAAGAAGCAGCAGATGGAAGCAGCTTATGAGAAGTTGCAGCAGGAGCTAGAAGAACAGCAGTGTCTCCTGCTGGTGAGGCTGAGGGAGCTGGAGCAGCAGATCTGGAAGGAGAGAGATGAATATATCTCGAAGGTTTTGGAGGAGGTCGCCCGACTTGGAACCCAGGTCAAGGAGCTGGAGGAGAAGTGTCAGCAGCCTGGAAGTGAGCTTCTACAT AATCTAACTGGCTACCAACTTGTCTGAAGGTGTGAGATGAAGACATTTGTGAGTCCAGAAGCCATTTCTCCTGACCTTGTCAAGAAGATCCACGATATCCACAGGAAAACTCTCCCCCTCCCAGAGATGCTGAGGACATTCTCAG ACAACTTGGCGCATCATCTGGAACCAGATTCAG gggTGTTCGTTCTGGACCCTCAGACCGCCAGCCGGAGCCACGTCCTCTCCGAGGACAGGAAGTCCGTGACGTACACTCGGCAGAAGCAGGACCTGCCCGACAGCCCGCTGCGCTTCGAGGGCCTCCCGGTGGCGCT CTCCTCGGGGCGCCACTGCTGGCAGGTGGAGGTGCAGTTGGGCTCCGGCGGCGGCTGCACGGTGGGGGTGGCGAAGGAGGAggtgaggaggaagggggagcaggGCCTGAGCGCGGACGAGGGCCACTGGGCCGTGATCATCTCGCACCAGCAGTGCTGGGCCAGCACGGCCCCCGGCACCGACGTGCGGCTGAGCGACATCCCGCGCCGTGTGGGCATTGCCCTGGACTACGAGGCGGGCCGGGTGACCCTACGCAACGTCGAGACCCAGGCGCCCATCTTCACCTTCACCGCCTCTTTTTCCGGCAAAGTCT CTTTCTTCGCTGTCTGGAAAATAGATTCCCGCCTTACTTTGCTAGGCTGA
- the TRIM10 gene encoding tripartite motif-containing protein 10, with the protein MASATSVTSLADEVNCPICQGTLREPVTIACGHNFCRGCLTRYCEIPGPDPEEPPTCPLCKEPFHPGSFRPNWQLASVVENIERLRLVSTPGSEEEDICPEHGEKIYFFCEDDEVQLCVVCREAWEHQAHTIRFLEAAAGPYREQIQKCLECLRKEREEIQEIQSRENQRIQVLLTQVATKRQKVVSEFAHLSQFLEEQQSILLAQLERLDGEILKQQDEFDVVVAGEICRFSALIAELEEKSKRQPRELLTDIRSTLIRCETRKCRKPEAVSLDLGQRIRDFPQQAIPLQREMKMFLEKLCFELDYEPAHICLDPQTSHPKLLLSEDHQRARFSYKWQNSPDTPQRFDRATCVLAHRGFTRGRHTWVVSVDLAHGGSCTVGVVSQDVQRKGELRLRPEEGVWAVRLAWGFVSALGSFPTRLALEEQPRQVQVSLDYEVGWVTFVNAVTQEPIYTFTASFTQKVFPFFGLWGRGSSFSLSS; encoded by the exons ATGGCCTCAGCCACCTCTGTGACCAGCCTGGCAGATGAGGTCAACTGCCCCATCTGCCAAGGCACCCTCAGGGAACCAGTCACCATCGCCTGTGGCCACAACTTCTGCCGCGGATGCCTCACCCGGTACTGCGAGATCCCAGGCCCAGACCCTGAGGAGCCCCCAACCTGCCCACTCTGCAAGGAGCCTTTCCATCCAGGGAGCTTCCGGCCCAACTGGCAGCTGGCCAGTGTGGTGGAGAACATCGAGCGCCTCAGGCTGGTGTCCACACCAGGCTCGGAAGAGGAGGACATCTGCCCAGAGCACGGAGAGAAAATCTATTTCTTCTGCGAGGATGATGAGGTGCAGCTGTGTGTGGTGTGCCGGGAGGCCTGGGAGCACCAAGCCCACACCATACGCTTCCTGGAGGCTGCAGCAGGTCCCTATAGG GAACAAATACAGAAGTGTCTTGAGTGtctgagaaaagagagagaggagattcAAGAAATCCAGTCAAGAGAAAATCAAAGGATACAAGTCCTCCTG ACCCAGGTGGCCACCAAGAGACAAAAAGTGGTTTCTGAGTTTGCACATCTGAGCCAGTTCCTGGAGGAGCAGCAGAGCATCCTCTTGGCCCAGTTGGAGAGGCTGGATGGGGAAATCTTGAAGCAACAGGACGAGTTTGATGTCGTGGTGGCTGGGGAGATCTGCAGGTTTAGCGCCCTGATTGCGGAACTGGAGGAAAAGAGCAAGAGGCAGCCCAGGGAGCTCCTGACG gATATCAGAAGCACTCTAATAAG ATGTGAAACCAGAAAGTGCCGGAAACCCGAGGCTGTGTCCCTTGACCTGGGCCAGAGGATTCGGGACTTTCCCCAGCAAGCCATCCCGCTGCAGAGGGAGATGAAGATGTTTCTGG AAAAACTCTGCTTTGAGTTGGACTATGAGCCAG CTCACATCTGCCTAGATCCCCAGACTTCCCACCCCAAGCTCCTCTTGTCTGAGGACCACCAGCGGGCTCGGTTCTCCTACAAATGGCAGAACTCGCCAGACACCCCTCAGCGTTTTGACAGAGCCACCTGTGTCCTGGCCCATCGTGGCTTCACGCGGGGGAGACACACGTGGGTGGTGAGCGTGGACTTGGCCCATGGTGGCAGCTGCACCGTGGGCGTGGTAAGCCAGGATGTGCAGCGCAAGGGGGAGCTGCGGCTGCGGCCTGAGGAGGGCGTGTGGGCTGTGCGGCTGGCCTGGGGCTTTGTGTCGGCACTCGGCTCCTTCCCCACGCGACTGGCCCTGGAGGAGCAGCCTCGGCAGGTGCAGGTATCTCTTGACTATGAAGTGGGCTGGGTGACCTTTGTCAATGCCGTCACCCAGGAGCCCATCTACACCTTCACTGCCTCCTTCACCCAGAaggtctttcctttctttgggcTCTGGGGCCGAGGGTCCAGTTTCTCCCTGAGCTCTTAA